From one Larimichthys crocea isolate SSNF chromosome XVIII, L_crocea_2.0, whole genome shotgun sequence genomic stretch:
- the LOC113748162 gene encoding B- and T-lymphocyte attenuator-like, which translates to MDRLPYTYLLIFYCLTFACIFGRGQDSSPSCEVQVMVQRGTIEKAAPKQRLTVRCPVKHCGKSLNITWCKLLETNTCEQINQTENVEITQQKYADKLVSFLTFKRISIHDDGLYRCSRGDIEIAHHINVSVSDLHQGIEYSDFYAGKNLVNTSSLTETAVHLTADI; encoded by the exons ATGGACAGACTGCCGTACACCTATCTGCTGATATTTTACTGTCTGACATTTGCCTGCATCTTTGGAAGAGGTCAAG aCTCGTCTCCGTCATGTGAAGTTCAGGTGATGGTGCAGAGAGGCACGATAGAGAAAGCTGCCCCAAAGCAACGTCTGACAGTCAGGTGTCCTGTCAAACACTGTGGAAAGTCACTGAACATCACCTGGTGTAAACTGCTCGAAACAAACACATGTGAACAGATCAATCAAACAGAGAACGTcgaaataacacaacaaaagtATGCGGACAAACTGGTCTCATTCTTGACTTTTAAACGGATTTCCATTCATGACGACGGCCTGTACAGATGTAGTAGAGGAGACATAGAGATCGCTCACCACATCAACGTCTCAGTTTCAG ATTTGCACCAAGGGATTGAATACTCAGACTTTTATGCAGGTAAGAACCTCGTGAACACGTCGAGCCTAACCGAGACTGCTGTACACCTAACTGCTGACATTTAA
- the LOC104936887 gene encoding B- and T-lymphocyte attenuator-like, with the protein MDRLPYTYLLIFCCLTFGCSFGRGQDTSPSCDVGVMVRRGTTKKAAAQQRLTVECPVKHCGESVNVTWCKLLETNQWEQINQTENVEITQQKYADKLTSFLTFKRISIHDDGLYRCNLLTGDVSHIINITVSAEVPSDAGKEDVSWLSYFSICISVILLVITVSVLTALSFYGWKRRVYSYDA; encoded by the exons ATGGACAGACTGCCGTACACCTATCTGCTGATATTTTGCTGTTTGACATTCGGCTGCAGCTTTGGAAGAGGTCAAG ACACGTCTCCGTCATGTGATGTTGGGGTCATGGTCCGGAGAGGCACGACAAAGAAAGCTGCCGCACAGCAACGTCTGACAGTCGAGTGTCCTGTCAAACACTGTGGAGAATCAGTAAATGTCACCTGGTGTAAACTGCTCGAAACAAACCAATGGGAACAGATCAATCAAACCGAGAATGtagaaataacacaacaaaagtATGCGGATAAACTGACGTCGTTTTTGACTTTCAAACGGATTTCCATTCATGACGACGGCCTGTACAGATGTAATTTATTAACAGGAGATGTCAGtcacatcatcaacatcacaGTGTCAG ctgaGGTACCAAGTGATGCTGGGAAGGAGGACGTGTCCTGGCTGTCCTACTTCTCCATCTGTATCAGTGTAATTCTTCTGGTCATCACAGTGTCAGTGTTAACCGCCCTGAGTTTTTATGGCTGGAAAC GACGTGTCTACTCATACGATGCCTGA
- the zgc:113337 gene encoding OX-2 membrane glycoprotein produces MKKMMRKGLQVCLLLLMVGRLQGKVTAPERLEAPVDKPFTLTCTVSRDRGESLRQVRWIDVQNQTLLTYQPGQRDSVSGQQHVELASSPKDTSAIIIRRVSFRDEGCYTCIFDMHQSASKQGQTCLTVTAQVTVESNKTAVSGKKASLSCFYGLPEKVQQISWKHTSAQGVSTDVASYAKRSDPMIEPPYQGRVWLSPSLSNSQLTIQPVAIEDEGCYTCLYTTHPEGQKSSTVCLATYVLPKPQVSYKTTSPGVIEANCTSVSRPPAEIVWNVERDNRTMGPPVTTHIPQGDGTTLVISTLTVQSGLLKDVSVKCLVHHKGLESPIGVSMNTKIGTALTILISVTTVASLLVMSLCFCLWKCFLRKEAD; encoded by the exons atgaagaagatgatgaggaaAGGTCTGCAGGTGTGTTTGCTGTTACTGATGGTGGGAAGACTGCAGG GCAAGGTAACGGCACCAGAGCGTCTGGAAGCTCCAGTGGACAAGCCCTTCACTCTGACTTGCACTGTTTCGAGGGATCGAGGTGAGTCTCTGAGGCAGGTGCGATGGATTGATGTCCAGAACCAGACACTTCTGACCTACCAGCCCGGCCAAAGAGACAGTGTGAGTGGACAGCAGCATGTTGAGCTCGCATCCTCCCCAAAAGACACCTCGGCTATCATCATCCGCAGGGTGAGCTTCCGTGACGAAGGCTGCTACACCTGCATCTTTGACATGCATCAGTCCGCTTCAAAGCAGGGACAGACCTGCCTCACTGTTACCG CGCAAGTCACCGTCGAGAGCAATAAGACAGCGGTGAGTGGCAAGAAGGCCTCCCTCTCGTGTTTTTACGGCTTGCCTGAAAAGGTGCAGCAGATCTCGTGGAAACACACCTCCGCGCAGGGAGTCTCCACAGACGTGGCTTCCTATGCGAAACGGAGCGACCCCATGATAGAGCCACCGTACCAGGGGAGAGTCTGGTTAAGTCCCTCCCTCTCCAACAGTCAGCTCACCATCCAGCCTGTCGCTATCGAGGACGAGGGCTGCTACACCTGTCTGTACACCACACATCCTGAAGGGCAGAAGAGCTCCACAGTTTGCCTCGCCACCTATG tgCTGCCCAAACCTCAGGTGAGCTACAAGACTACCTCTCCAGGTGTGATCGAAGCCAACTGCACCTCAGTGTCGCGCCCGCCGGCGGAGATCGTGTGGAACGTGGAGAGGGATAACCGGACCATGGGGCCCCCCGTGACGACACATATCCCGCAGGGTGACGGGACCACCCTGGTCATCAGTACATTGACTGTCCAATCAGGGTTGCTGAAAGACGTGTCCGTCAAATGCTTGGTGCACCACAAGGGGCTTGAGTCACCGATCGGTGTATCCATGAACACTAAAA TTGGGACGGCTCTCACCATCCTGATCTCAGTCACTACAGTGGCATCCTTGTTGGTCATGTCCCTCTGCTTCTGCCTTTGGAAGTGTTTCCTGCGCAAAGAAG CTGATTAA